One window of Jannaschia sp. CCS1 genomic DNA carries:
- a CDS encoding AI-2E family transporter: MALPVRQQAMYWSISAAVFLLLLWVLGGVIMPFLVGGAIAYFLDPVADRLERLGCSRAMATTLIFVIMIVAVVTIVLAIVPLLVQQASGLVAAAPGIFEQLRDFLTERFPGAFSDGSPVQTSLSNLGETIQSRGAELLQTVLSSAAGVVNVIVFIVVVPVVAFYMLLDWDRMIARIDQLLPRDHAPTIRMLAGRIDRTLASFVRGQGTVCLVLGTFYAVALMVVGLQFGLVVGLIAGLLTFIPYVGALVGGVLAIGLALFQFWGEWWWIISVVAIFMVGQALEGNVLTPKLVGSSVGLHPVWLIFALSAFGTVFGFVGMLVGVPVAAVIGVLVRYFVERYQEGLLYQGVSAQDAPPDDSPNPDV, from the coding sequence GTCCGGCAACAAGCGATGTATTGGTCGATCTCCGCGGCCGTGTTCCTCCTGCTTTTGTGGGTGCTCGGCGGTGTCATCATGCCGTTCCTCGTGGGCGGCGCGATTGCCTATTTCCTTGATCCCGTCGCCGACCGGCTGGAGAGGTTGGGCTGTTCGCGCGCCATGGCCACGACGCTGATCTTTGTGATCATGATCGTCGCGGTGGTCACGATCGTGCTGGCGATCGTCCCGCTTCTGGTCCAGCAGGCCTCCGGCCTTGTCGCCGCGGCGCCGGGTATTTTTGAGCAGCTTCGTGATTTCCTGACCGAGCGCTTCCCCGGGGCATTCAGCGACGGCTCGCCGGTTCAGACATCTTTGTCCAACCTCGGCGAGACCATTCAGTCCCGCGGGGCCGAGCTGTTGCAGACCGTCCTGTCCTCTGCCGCCGGTGTGGTCAATGTGATCGTCTTCATTGTCGTCGTGCCCGTGGTGGCGTTCTACATGCTGCTGGACTGGGACCGGATGATCGCGCGCATTGATCAGTTGCTGCCCCGCGATCATGCGCCGACGATCCGCATGTTGGCAGGCCGGATCGACCGAACGCTGGCGAGCTTCGTGCGCGGGCAGGGCACGGTCTGCCTTGTTCTGGGCACCTTCTATGCGGTCGCGCTGATGGTGGTCGGCCTGCAATTCGGCCTTGTTGTGGGGCTCATCGCCGGGCTTCTCACCTTCATTCCCTATGTCGGCGCATTGGTGGGTGGGGTTCTCGCCATTGGCCTCGCGCTGTTCCAGTTCTGGGGAGAGTGGTGGTGGATCATCAGCGTCGTCGCCATCTTCATGGTGGGTCAGGCGCTGGAGGGGAACGTTCTGACGCCAAAACTCGTCGGGTCCTCCGTCGGCCTGCACCCGGTCTGGTTGATCTTTGCGCTGTCGGCCTTTGGCACCGTCTTCGGCTTTGTCGGCATGCTGGTGGGCGTGCCGGTGGCCGCGGTGATCGGCGTGCTCGTGCGCTATTTCGTGGAACGCTATCAGGAGGGGCTGCTGTATCAGGGTGTTTCGGCGCAGGACGCCCCGCCCGACGATAGCCCCAACCCCGACGTCTGA
- a CDS encoding DnaA ATPase domain-containing protein, which translates to MSRQLTFDLPLRPAMGRDDFFVSAANAGAVAQIDAWEGWPTAKLVLCGPPASGKTHLAHVWAATTGAQIVQATDIVSQIERLSTAPALVIEDAEDISEDALAEEGMFHIHNALSHRGAPLLITARLPPSRWGTQLPDLASRMAQAGLARLEAPDDALLMAVMMKRAFDRKLPLSPKILTFAAPRLERSFAAADAFIARVDALALSEKRKPSLTHAKAALAQAALGQSDSDPSS; encoded by the coding sequence ATGTCCCGTCAGCTGACCTTTGACCTGCCGCTCCGTCCCGCGATGGGGCGAGATGATTTCTTTGTCTCCGCCGCCAATGCAGGTGCGGTGGCGCAGATCGACGCCTGGGAGGGCTGGCCAACCGCCAAGCTGGTGCTGTGCGGTCCGCCCGCGTCCGGCAAGACGCATCTGGCCCACGTCTGGGCCGCGACCACGGGGGCGCAGATCGTGCAGGCCACCGATATCGTGTCTCAGATTGAAAGGCTTTCGACCGCTCCGGCTCTGGTGATCGAAGATGCGGAGGACATCAGCGAGGACGCGCTAGCGGAGGAGGGGATGTTCCACATCCACAACGCGCTCTCCCATCGTGGTGCGCCCTTGTTGATCACGGCCCGGCTGCCCCCGTCGCGCTGGGGCACGCAATTGCCGGATCTGGCAAGCCGCATGGCGCAGGCCGGGCTGGCCAGGCTGGAGGCGCCCGACGATGCGCTGTTGATGGCGGTGATGATGAAGCGCGCTTTTGACCGCAAGCTGCCCCTCTCTCCCAAAATTCTGACATTTGCCGCCCCCCGGCTGGAACGCTCTTTCGCCGCCGCCGATGCCTTCATCGCCCGCGTTGACGCGCTGGCCCTGAGCGAGAAGCGTAAGCCATCGCTGACCCACGCGAAGGCGGCCCTGGCGCAGGCCGCCCTTGGACAATCAGACAGCGATCCGTCATCTTGA